In Anas platyrhynchos isolate ZD024472 breed Pekin duck chromosome 7, IASCAAS_PekinDuck_T2T, whole genome shotgun sequence, one genomic interval encodes:
- the LOC140002987 gene encoding peptidyl-prolyl cis-trans isomerase F, mitochondrial-like has protein sequence MLRRSKAEVERCVASVQASAASRREGGDVTNHDGTGGRSIYGDAFEEESFEVKHMGPGLLSMANRGRATNNSQFFTTLKTVEALDFKHVVFGFVTDGTDVVKKLESFGSPNGLVSGRVVITDCGQIENSGF, from the exons ATGTTGAGGCGCAGCAAGGCCGAGGTGGAGCGCTGTGTCGCCTCCGTGCAGGCCTCTGCGGCTTCTCGGAGAGAG GGAGGTGATGTAACTAACCATGATGGAACAGGTGGACGGTCAATTTATGGAGATGCATTTGAAGAAGAGAGCTTTGAAGTGAAGCACATGGGTCCTGGATTGCTGTCGATGGCAAATAGGGGTCGGGCTACGAATAACTCTCAGTTCTTCACAACACTCAAAACAGTAGAAGCCTTGGACTTTAAACAcgtggtgtttggttttgtgacaGATGGAACGGATGTTGTGAAAAAGCTCGAATCCTTTGGTTCTCCCAACGGGTTAGTAAGTGGAAGAGTTGTCATTACAGACTGTGGGCAAATAGAGAATTCTGGCTTTTGA